The Cohnella abietis genome has a segment encoding these proteins:
- a CDS encoding carbohydrate ABC transporter permease — MIRKKHKFSISPYLFVAPSVLLFSLTILVPILLTFAFSFYDWNGFGKMNFIGFDNYARAFHDRIYLLSYWHIFIYIILTVILEVFCGLILAGLITMNRRGSGLFRIAFFTPVMLPMIVVSYLWKFVYNSDFGLLNAVLNSVGLESWTRVWLGDPKFAIYAVTFVSGWVYAGYYMTIFYAGIQRIPNDMYESAYLDGATNWDIFFKIKIPMIRDLVDVAIMLCVLGGFQAFDLFYVMTNGGPYNSTEIVTTYVVKVVFNNMSIGYGSALAVIMSIVIAFIGILTNKLKKKDSGSLEY; from the coding sequence ATGATTCGCAAGAAACACAAATTTAGCATCTCTCCTTACCTGTTCGTAGCCCCTTCCGTATTGTTGTTCAGCCTAACTATTCTAGTTCCAATTCTCCTGACCTTCGCGTTCAGCTTCTATGATTGGAACGGATTCGGCAAAATGAATTTCATCGGATTCGACAACTACGCTCGCGCTTTCCATGACCGAATCTACTTGCTATCCTACTGGCACATTTTCATCTACATTATTTTGACCGTTATCCTTGAAGTTTTCTGCGGACTGATACTTGCTGGCTTAATTACGATGAACAGACGAGGCAGTGGATTGTTCCGTATCGCTTTTTTCACACCGGTTATGCTCCCTATGATCGTTGTATCCTACCTGTGGAAGTTCGTGTACAACTCCGATTTCGGATTGTTAAACGCCGTACTGAACAGCGTTGGACTCGAAAGCTGGACCCGAGTATGGCTAGGAGACCCTAAGTTTGCTATCTATGCCGTTACCTTCGTATCGGGCTGGGTATACGCAGGCTATTACATGACTATCTTCTATGCCGGAATTCAGCGAATCCCGAATGATATGTATGAATCTGCATACTTGGACGGCGCAACCAACTGGGATATTTTCTTCAAAATAAAAATTCCAATGATTAGGGATCTAGTAGACGTTGCTATCATGTTGTGCGTATTAGGTGGGTTCCAAGCCTTCGATCTCTTCTATGTCATGACTAATGGTGGCCCTTATAATTCCACTGAAATTGTAACGACTTATGTTGTTAAGGTCGTGTTCAACAATATGAGCATCGGCTATGGTTCGGCTCTCGCGGTAATCATGTCCATTGTCATTGCCTTTATTGGTATCTTAACCAATAAGCTGAAGAAAAAAGACAGCGGATCGTTAGAATATTAA
- a CDS encoding ABC transporter substrate-binding protein: MKKMIIGLMLVALVVAIAGCSGSSSSSKRDTTLRIAMVSPGEGIIKVWEQIKSKYEDAHPNIKVELNYQEDAIYQSVGLPNLLTGANAPDIYFEWAGERLKTRIESGYAADLTEALKQDGLKNSFEPGDFKGMELEGKTYMIPTASDVSNIIWYNKKIFTDLGIQPPQTWEQFIAVCEKIKAANITPIASGNKELWPGGNWISHLISRVVGEEAYSAALQLEQPFNSPDFVTAFGYVKQMWDSQYINNSVNAISDDEGDVLFFNGQAAMHPIGSWLVSSALESAPELELGYFNLPSMPNGKGDQTSVLGVQNGFVINQKSKLFQEAVDFMALYSSPESSELLAKAGAIPIAKGGVDAEKTDALSLSLIDMMKKSTMLVSPPDTGYNIEVAAAFNMAISQVLGGVRTPGAALAELDNTIAPLKK; the protein is encoded by the coding sequence ATGAAAAAAATGATAATTGGACTCATGCTAGTCGCACTTGTAGTAGCAATCGCAGGATGTTCTGGATCTTCTTCTTCTTCAAAAAGGGATACAACTCTACGAATTGCAATGGTATCTCCTGGTGAAGGCATCATTAAAGTATGGGAACAAATCAAAAGTAAATATGAGGACGCTCATCCCAATATTAAAGTCGAGCTGAATTATCAAGAGGATGCCATCTACCAATCTGTTGGTCTTCCAAACTTACTTACGGGCGCCAATGCCCCTGACATTTATTTCGAATGGGCTGGAGAACGCCTTAAAACAAGGATAGAAAGCGGATACGCAGCGGATTTAACAGAGGCTTTAAAACAGGATGGATTGAAAAACTCATTCGAGCCTGGTGATTTCAAAGGGATGGAATTAGAAGGTAAAACCTATATGATTCCTACAGCTAGCGATGTATCCAATATCATTTGGTACAACAAGAAGATCTTTACTGACCTAGGTATTCAACCCCCACAAACGTGGGAACAATTTATTGCCGTTTGCGAAAAGATTAAAGCAGCTAATATCACACCCATTGCATCAGGTAACAAGGAACTATGGCCGGGCGGAAACTGGATTTCGCACCTTATCTCACGTGTTGTCGGTGAGGAAGCTTACAGCGCTGCTCTTCAATTGGAACAGCCATTTAATTCCCCTGACTTTGTCACTGCATTCGGCTACGTCAAGCAAATGTGGGACAGTCAATACATCAACAATAGTGTAAACGCAATTTCCGATGATGAAGGCGACGTCCTCTTCTTTAATGGTCAAGCTGCGATGCATCCTATTGGTAGCTGGCTCGTGTCTAGTGCTCTTGAAAGCGCTCCAGAACTAGAGCTAGGTTACTTTAACCTTCCTTCTATGCCGAATGGAAAAGGGGACCAAACAAGCGTGCTTGGTGTTCAGAATGGTTTTGTAATTAACCAGAAATCCAAGCTATTCCAAGAAGCTGTAGATTTCATGGCGCTTTATAGCTCTCCTGAATCATCTGAATTACTAGCTAAAGCAGGCGCAATCCCAATTGCCAAAGGCGGAGTAGACGCAGAAAAGACAGACGCCCTCTCCCTAAGCCTGATTGATATGATGAAAAAGTCCACTATGCTGGTTTCTCCTCCAGATACGGGCTACAACATCGAAGTGGCAGCTGCCTTTAACATGGCTATATCCCAAGTTCTTGGAGGAGTCAGAACTCCTGGAGCTGCTCTTGCTGAACTGGACAACACGATAGCACCATTGAAAAAATAA
- a CDS encoding carbohydrate ABC transporter permease, whose amino-acid sequence MAAAALSAKDRENNNTGNSLIQWLSRISYYGFMIVLSCFYFYPMIWLVLSSFRENRDIFTSPFKFPDHINFQNWVDAWKIGHISTYATNSVIVTSLTVIFILLFASMAAFSFSKLRFRGSNGLLMLFVIGLFMPLQSFFIAQSYIFDRLNLKDSYMGLILPYIGVGLPLAVFLLKSFLDSIPKDLIEASRIDGCNDRILFTRIILPLLGPGLATVAIFSSLNAWNELLLAMLYIQNDDLKTLPVGLLAFSSRYVTNYKLLFSALSLITIPMILAYVFFHKHIVSGLTEGSLK is encoded by the coding sequence ATGGCGGCTGCCGCTTTAAGCGCAAAAGACAGAGAAAATAACAATACCGGTAATAGCTTGATTCAGTGGCTGTCCCGGATCTCTTATTATGGATTTATGATTGTGCTCTCGTGTTTTTACTTCTATCCAATGATATGGCTGGTTCTGTCCTCCTTCCGGGAAAATCGTGATATATTCACAAGCCCGTTCAAGTTTCCAGACCATATTAACTTTCAGAACTGGGTTGACGCCTGGAAGATCGGCCATATTAGCACCTACGCTACGAATAGTGTCATTGTCACATCATTAACAGTCATTTTCATTTTGCTGTTTGCTAGTATGGCAGCCTTCTCCTTCAGCAAGCTGCGTTTCCGGGGAAGCAATGGATTGCTCATGCTTTTCGTCATCGGACTGTTTATGCCCCTGCAATCCTTTTTCATCGCTCAGAGCTATATTTTCGACCGATTAAATCTTAAAGACTCTTATATGGGACTTATCCTTCCGTATATCGGTGTTGGATTGCCTTTGGCCGTATTTTTGTTAAAATCCTTTCTGGACTCAATTCCTAAGGATTTGATTGAGGCCTCACGGATTGACGGGTGTAACGACCGCATTCTGTTTACTCGCATTATTCTTCCTTTGCTAGGGCCAGGCCTGGCTACGGTTGCTATCTTCTCCTCGCTGAACGCTTGGAATGAATTGTTGCTCGCCATGCTCTATATTCAGAATGATGATCTTAAAACTTTACCTGTCGGTCTCCTTGCATTCTCAAGCCGATATGTGACCAACTACAAGTTGCTGTTTTCTGCGCTTTCCCTAATCACGATTCCGATGATCTTAGCTTATGTATTTTTCCACAAGCACATCGTAAGCGGACTTACGGAAGGCTCCCTTAAATAG
- the map gene encoding type I methionyl aminopeptidase: MTIQSQQDIEQLMKIGKIVALTIEEMKKSAEPGMTTRELDLIGKRMLDRYGATSAPMKDVAFPAYTCISVNEEVAHGIPGDRILQAGDLVNIDVSAELDGFYADAGQSFQIPPVTTEMDNLCKYTYSTMMKVISSLKAGVKLNQIGKIMEDEARKGGYRIIENLCSHGVGKSLHEEPINILPYYDRSERRVLKAGQVITFEPFLSTGATYVVEQGDGWTLTVPDNSRVAQHEHTIIITNDKPIIVTAC, from the coding sequence ATGACTATACAATCTCAGCAGGATATCGAACAGCTAATGAAGATTGGCAAAATTGTCGCATTAACCATTGAAGAAATGAAAAAGAGCGCCGAGCCAGGTATGACAACAAGGGAGCTTGATCTCATTGGCAAGAGGATGCTCGATCGATACGGGGCTACTTCCGCTCCTATGAAGGATGTAGCTTTTCCAGCATATACTTGTATTAGCGTTAATGAAGAGGTTGCTCATGGTATTCCAGGTGATCGTATTTTGCAGGCGGGTGATTTAGTTAACATTGACGTCTCAGCAGAGCTAGATGGATTTTATGCCGATGCTGGACAGTCGTTCCAGATTCCCCCGGTCACCACTGAGATGGACAACCTATGCAAGTATACCTATTCTACAATGATGAAGGTCATCTCTAGCTTAAAGGCTGGAGTAAAGCTGAATCAGATTGGCAAAATCATGGAGGATGAGGCGCGGAAAGGCGGATATCGAATCATAGAGAATCTATGTAGTCACGGAGTGGGCAAGTCGCTTCATGAGGAGCCGATTAATATACTTCCTTATTATGATCGTAGCGAGCGAAGAGTATTGAAGGCTGGTCAGGTCATTACATTCGAGCCTTTCCTGTCTACAGGAGCTACTTATGTTGTTGAGCAGGGCGATGGCTGGACGTTAACTGTTCCGGATAATAGCCGCGTTGCCCAGCATGAGCATACCATTATTATTACGAATGACAAACCTATTATTGTTACCGCGTGCTAA
- the rnhA gene encoding ribonuclease H: MAAKQKYYVVWVGRKPGVYTSWADCQEQINKFDDAKFKSYETRAAADEAYKAGWKKHWGQGQGKGKVSSGSSFKPSSSGVETTEEIDYNSISVDVGTSGNPGPVEYKGVDTQTGEVIFSKGPLKKGTNNLGEFLAIVHGLAYLQKIGSNKTVYSDSVNALKWVKQKSVSSTLVRDESTKEIWELVDRAIEWLKTHSYSNKVVKWQTKQWGEIKADYGRK, from the coding sequence ATGGCAGCTAAGCAAAAATATTACGTAGTCTGGGTCGGCAGAAAACCAGGCGTCTATACAAGCTGGGCCGACTGCCAAGAGCAGATCAATAAATTTGATGATGCTAAATTTAAGTCATACGAAACTAGGGCAGCAGCTGATGAAGCTTATAAAGCGGGATGGAAGAAGCATTGGGGGCAAGGTCAGGGGAAAGGGAAGGTTTCTAGCGGAAGCTCCTTCAAGCCTAGCTCCTCTGGGGTAGAGACGACTGAGGAAATTGACTATAACAGTATTTCCGTCGATGTAGGGACAAGTGGTAATCCTGGTCCGGTGGAATATAAAGGCGTGGATACGCAAACGGGCGAGGTTATTTTCTCCAAGGGACCTCTTAAGAAAGGGACGAACAATCTCGGAGAGTTTCTCGCCATCGTTCACGGATTGGCGTATTTGCAAAAAATCGGAAGCAACAAAACAGTGTATAGCGACTCTGTTAACGCACTGAAGTGGGTCAAACAAAAATCGGTGTCCTCAACATTAGTTAGGGACGAGTCGACCAAGGAAATATGGGAGCTGGTCGACCGTGCAATTGAATGGTTAAAGACCCATTCTTATTCGAATAAGGTCGTGAAATGGCAGACGAAGCAATGGGGTGAGATTAAGGCCGATTACGGGCGGAAATAA